In the genome of Gemmatimonadota bacterium, the window TGGATTGTGATAAACTGTTTCCCAGAGAATGGGATCAATGCGTCGAAAGAGATCCATCGTATCGGGATCCCAGGCCCAGCGCAGATTATAAGCCAGTGCTTCGAGGCCCTGAAGCGCTTTGGGAAGCGAAGGTTTGACCACAAAAGTAGAAATTGGTTTCACAGGGTTTTTATCTCCTATTATCTGTCTCCTGAATTTCACACATCTTTAACAGCAACGACCGCATCCGTCTCCCACGATCTTATCGCAGCTTCAATAACCATCTGTGCTTTGAGTGCTTCTTCACCCGAACCCTCGATATCTTCGGGAGATGCGTTTTCGAGATTTTGCTCTATCCACCGCCCAATGCGGCTTTGAAATGTCTCGTTGAACCCCATCATACCGCCGATATAGTCATAGCGTTCGAGTTCCATTGAGCGGCGGGGGTGAAAATGCAGGCGTTCACAGGCTTCTTCGAGCACAAAGCGGGCGTCTGACCCCACCACCTCGAGACGTTCAAGACCATAAGAACCACCCGGCCCCGTGGCGTCATAACTTCCGGTGAGATTGCCCACCGTACCGTCTGTAAAGCGCATATTGAGTTGCATATTCGACCAGCACACGCGGCGATTGCCATCGTTATCTACGCCGCGCTTAAAAAAGGCACTCACCTTTTCAATATCGCCACAAAAGTAGCGCATAACGTCAATAGAGTGCGGATGCAGGGCGCGAATGTGGAACCAAGGCGACGTTTCTCGGGGGTTATTGATCCACATGGTCATATTGATGATATTGATCTCGCCCAGGCGACCCTGATCAACCCATTCTTTGGCGCGTGCAGCAGCAGGCGTAAACCGGTGGTTGAGGTCAATGCCATAGCGCAGATTTTTCTCTCTCGCTTTGGCGACCATCTCTTTTGCTTCGTCGATATTGTTAGAAATGGGTTTTTCGCCGAGTACATGGACACCTGCTTCCAGGAGTTCCATCGTGGGTTTGTAGTGATCGGCACCATTTTCATGACCGGCAGTCGCAACACTTGCCACAGTGATATCCAGGCCTGCGTCCAGCATATCTCGCACAGTGTAAAATGCCCTGGCACCGTATTGCGACGCAGCGGCGTCTGCGCGTTTTTGGTCTATATCGCAAACAGCAACCAGATTGCATTGGTCGTGACCATTATAAATAGTGGCGTGTCGGTTGCCAATACCCCCCAAACCGACCACGGCGACATTTAAGCCCATTGAAAACTCCTTTCTACCAGTTGCTGAGTATCTGATCTACAAATGCCGGGACTGCGTCTGTAAAATACATAGCAACAATAAAGCCTCCGATAAGAATATAGATCCCAATTACGGTGAACATGATCGTCTTTTTGCGCTTGCTCATCTTAGTGGGCGACGAAGTTCTCAGATCGCGCGGTTGCTTGAGGAAAGGTTCTGATTTATCTTCATCATCAGAGGACGCTTCCGATTGTACTTCCTCGTCTTCTGCTTCTTCAGTACTTTCCTCCGATACTTTCTCTCCCTCCTCGGTCTCTTCGGCGTCTGCTGGTGTATCCGCTTCGATATCTTCCTCTAATTTGGTCTCTTCGGCGTCTGCTGGTGTATCCGCTTCGATATCTTCCTCTAATTTGGCTATGTCGAGCACATGCTCTATTTTTTCGATAAGCGTCTTGTCTTCAAATGGTTTTTCAACAATGCTGTAAACACCCTGTTCCAGGAGTGCTGTGGTTTCTGCTTCCTCAACGGGAAACGACACCACAATCACCGGCATTTCAAAGCCTTCTTCGCGAATAAATTCGATCAACACATCGCCGTGAACAATCGGCATCTCGAGATTGAGCAACACCAGATCGGGTTGTCCGTGCGCGATCGCATCAACCGCTTCGGACCACGTTGTCGCGCTCTGTGCCTGATAATCATTGGATTCGAGAATTTTGACAATCCGGTTTACAGCGGCTTCTTCACTGTCAATAGTCAAAATTTTTGTCATACTGTCCCCCGTGCGTAGTAGGGCAAATATTGGCACTCGAAAGTATAAAGCGAAAGAAGCCCAATGACAAGGATTTTCCCTCATTGCAATCACCCGGTGAGTTCTCTCTTGATTGGTGAACGTGTGTATAGTATATTGCAATGCGAACAAATTAAAAATTAAAAATTGGGAGTCTTATGGAAACAAAAAGCATCGTCGTAAAAGGTGCGCGAGTACACAACTTGCAAAATATAGACCTGACATTGCCCCGACACGCGCTAATATGTTTTACCGGCGTATCCGGTTCGGGCAAGTCGTCAATGGCTTTTGATACCATCTATGCCGAAGGCCAGCGGCGTTATGTGGAATCCCTATCGGCGTATGCGCGTCAATTTTTGGGACAAATGGAAAAACCCGAAGTCGATCAAATCACGGGATTATCGCCAACGATTTCCATCGAACAAAAAACCGCAGGACGCAACCCCCGCTCAACCGTGGGCACAATAACCGAAATCTACGACTATTTGCGCGTGTTATTTGCGCGAATAGGCACCCCCCATTGCGCACATGACAATACGCCAATTGGGGCGCAAACGCGCGACGGCATTGTGGATCGAATTATGGCGCTGGGTGAAGGCACGCGCATTCACATACTCTCTTCTCTCGTACAGGGGCGAAAAGGAGAGTATCACGACCTGTTTGAAAATTTGCAAAAAGAGGGATATATCCGCGCACGCGTGGATGGACAGATCACAACATTGACCCAGACCCCGAAATTGGAGCGCTACAAAAGACACGATATCGAAGTCGTGATCGATCGGGTTATCGCAAAAAAAACAATGCGAGGACGCATTGGCGAAGCCGTCGATGCCGGCCTCATAATGGGCAAAGGGGCGATAATCGTCAGCGCAGAAGGCGAGGATGATCTGCTGCTGAGCACGCACTTTTCCTGTCCCACCTGTGGACGCAGCGCGCAGGAACCTGTACCGCAACTATTCTCATTCAACAGCCCGCAGGGCATGTGCCCCGGCTGCCGCGGATTGGGCACGCGCTATGCAATGGACCTGGCAAAAGTCGTCCCCAATCCCAAATTGTCCGTACAGGAAGGCGCAATCGCGCCACTGGGCGTACCCAAAAATCGGTGGAAATCTCACTATTACGCGGGCGTTTTGAAGTGCCATGGCGCAGATTTGCAAACGCCATGGAGACGCATCTCACCAGAAGGCCAACAAGCATTATTATACGGCATAGACGGCAAAATGACCTTTGAATGGCGCCGCAGCAACGGCAGCATAAAACGCCATCGCGATGGGTTTGAAGGCATCCTGCCCCCAATGGAGCGGCAATTTGCCGAAGGGCAGAGCACCGTGGTACGCAAACGTCTCGCACCATTCATGCGCGTGGGTATATGTCCCGCCTGCGAGGGCACCCGCTTGAAACCCGAAGCCCTCTCCGTCAAAATCGAAGGACACACGCTGCCCGATGTCACCGCAATGACCGTCGATCGCGCACACGCCTTTTTTCAGAACCTCAAATTGACCGAGATCCAGGCGCGAATTGCCGAAGACGCCCTGAAAGAAATTCGCGGGCGATTGAAATTTCTCTTAGACGTGGGCCTCGACTATCTCACACTCAACCGCACGGCACCCACGCTATCGGGCGGCGAGGCGCAACGCATTCGTCTCGCCAGCCAGATTGGATCCGGATTGGTAGGCGTAACTTATGTGCTGGACGAACCGTCAATAGGCCTGCACCACCGCGACAATCGGCGGTTACTCAACGCCCTGTGCCGCCTGCGGGACGTGGGCAATACCGTAATCGTCGTCGAACACGACGAAGACACCATGCGTCGTGCGGACCGGGTGGTGGATTTTGGTCCGGGGCCAGGACACCTCGGTGGTCGAATAGTCGCCGAAGGATCGTGGAAACAGGTAGCGAGAAGAACCCGCTCGGTGACAGGAGCCTATCTCTCGGGAAAAGAAAAAATTGCCGTGCCCAAAAGGCGGCTCGTGTCACATCGCAACTTATGGATTCGGGGCGCATCTCAAAATAACCTCAAAAATATCGACGCAAAAATTCCCGTCGGCGTATTTATCTGTGTCACGGGCGTGTCCGGATCGGGAAAATCATCGCTAATCGCCGACATCCTCTATCCCGCCCTCGCGCGAGAATTAAACCGCGCAGAAACGGAAACAGGCGCACACCGCTGCATCGAAGGCATAGACCTCCTGGACAAAGTCATCGAAATCAACCAGCAACCCATCGGGCGCACGCCGCGCAGCAACGCGGCGACATACACGGGTGTATTTGATCCCATTCGAAAATTATTTGCCGAACTGCCCGAGTCAAAAGTACGGGGCTATAAACCCGGACGCTTCAGTTTCAACGTAAAGGGCGGGCGATGCGAAGCGTGTAAGGGCAATGGCGCAAACCTCGTCGAAATGGACTTCCTCGCCGATGTGTGGGTAACATGTCCCGTATGTGAGGGGCGGCGTTTTAATCGCGAAACCCTGGACGTGAAGTACAAGGGCAAATCCATTGCCGATGTGCTGGCAATGGAAGTCGAAGAAGCGCATCTGTTTTTTCAGGCAATCCCCGGCATTCACCGCATCCTCCAAACCCTGGTCGATGTGGGAATGGGCTACGTCAAATTGGGCCAGCCCGCGCCAACGCTCTCCGGCGGCGAAGCACAACGGGTCAAGCTGTCAAAAGAACTGTGCCGCAGAAGCACGGGCAAAACCCTGTACATCCTGGACGAGCCCACGACGGGCCTGCATTTTGCCGATATCCAGAATCTTTTAAATGTATTGCATCGGCTCGTGGATATGGGCAATACAGTGGTGGTTATCGAACACAATCTGGACGTGATCAAAACCGCGGATTGGGTCATCGACCTGGGACCAGAAGGTGGCGAAGACGGAGGGCAAATTATAGCAGAAGGCACACCCGAACACCTGACGCAATCTCCCAACTCTCACACGGGACGCGCGCTTGGCGAAGTGCTATCGCGCACACCACCTGCACCTGAGAAAAACGGTAAGCGAATCGCCAATGGCCAGGTGCGGACCATTGACGTTGTGGGGGCGAGAGAGAACAACTTGCAAAATGTGGATGTATCCATTCCCCGCGAAAAAATGACCGTGATCTCCGGCGTATCCGGTTCGGGAAAATCTTCCCTAACACTCGACACAATTTACGCCGAAGGACAGCGGCGATATGTCGAATCCCTATCCGCTTATGCGCGGCAATTTCTGGGACAGATGCCCAAACCAAAGGTCGATCGCGTGGTAGGCTTATCGCCCGCGATTGCCATTGAACAAAAAGCCGCGAGCAAAAACCCACGCTCAACCGTAGGCACAATAACAGAGGTTTACGACTATCTGCGGGCACTCTACGCATTATTGGGCGATACCTATTGTCCAGATTGCGATGTATTGGCGGGCAGCCAGTCTGTTCGGGAAATTGTAACGCGCGTACTGAAAATGAAACGCCGCCTCTACCTGCTCGCACCCATAGAACTCGGCAAGGGCGAGGATTATACCAGCTTGATCAACCGCTTTCGCCGCAAAGGCTATTTGCGCGGCAGACTCAATGGCGCAGTTTTCAACCTGTCAAACCCGCCCGAGATCGATTACAGACAGACGCACAGGCTCGAAATCCTGATAGATCGCGTAACCGCAGAAAAAAAGAACCGCAAACGCATCGCGGACTCCATCGAAATCGCGCTGGATATTTCAGAAGGCACTTTGATCGTCGCATCGCCCGATGACAGCGAAGAAACGCGATTTAGCCAGCACCTCTCCTGCCCATCCTGCGGACGCAGTTTTGAAACAATAACCCCTCAGCATCTATCATTCAACAGCTCTGAAGGCTGGTGCTTATCGTGCGAAGGACTGGGAACGCAGCGCGGCATGGGCATCCACACCCTGATCCCCGACATTCACAAATCACTATCCGAAGGCGCAGTACTCGCCTGGGGAAAGGTAGAACCGCACACACAAATAGGCGACATGCTATCTGCGGTCGGCAAAGCCGCGGGCTTTGACCTGCACACCCCTTTTGCGCGGATATCAGCAGAAGGACAACACGCCATCTTATACGGTTTGGGCACACAATGGCTAAAAACCTCTAAAAATCTCTCATTCCAATTCAAGGGCCTGTTTCCGACAATTGAGACCCTCGTGCGACAAGCACCGCGGTTTCGGCGGCTAATGGGTGACTTTATCCAGGACGTGCCGTGTCCGTCCTGCAAGGGAACCCGCCTGAAGCCAGAAAGTACTGCCATAAAACTCTTCGGCAAAACAATGCCCCAACTGGTGGCAATGCCCATCCGCGAAGTACGCACCTATTTCGACACAATGATATTGGAAGGACAAGCGCGCGAAGCCGCTGCAGAGGTATTGCACGAAATCCAGAGCCGCCTGCGGTTTCTCGACGAAGTGGGCCTGGGATATTTGAACCTGGGACGGCGAGCACCCACGCTATCGGGTGGCGAAGCCCAGCGCATCCGCCTGGCCAGTCAGATCGGATCCGGTCTAACCGGAGTACTCTACGTACTCGACGAACCGACAATTGGCCTGCACCAGCGCGACAACCACCAGTTATTGGCTGCACTGGCACAACTGCGCGACCTGGGCAACTCGCTCCTCATTGTCGAACACGACCGCGAGACCCTGAACCGAGCAGATCACATTCTGGACTTTGGGCCCGGCGCAGGTGTTGAAGGCGGACGCATCGTAGCTGCGGGCAATCCGCGCAAATTGAAAACCGACAACGGCTCAATAACCGCGCATTATCTCGCAGGCGACTTGCAGATCGAGGTCCCCGATGAGCGGCGAAACCCCGAACGGGGATCGCTTTGCGTGGTAGGCGCACGGCACAACAACTTAAAAAACGTCGATGTCTCATTTCCGCTGGGCACCTTGACCTGCGTGACCGGCGTATCGGGATCGGGCAAAAGTTCGCTCGTCAACGACGTACTCTTCGGCGCACTCGCCGCCCGTGTAAACCGCGCACAAAAAGCCTGGGGAGAACACGACGATGTCCTGGGATTGGAACGCATCGACAAAGTGATCAACATCGACCAGACACCCATTGGCTATTCGCCGCGCAGCAATCCCGCGACCTATGTCAAAGTATTCGACAAAATACGCACCCTGTACGCCAGCTTGCCAGACGCCCAGGTACGCGGGTTTAAAACCGGGCATTTCAGCTTCAATCACAAACGCGGGCGGTGCGACGCCTGTGCGGGTTTGGGTGCGCGCCGTATAGAAATGCACTTCTTGCCCGACGTGTGGGTCACCTGTGAAACCTGTGGCGGAAAGCGCTACAACCGCGACGTAATCGACATAACCTATAAGGGTGCGTCAATCGCCGATGTGCTAAAAATGACAGTAGCCGAAGCCCTATCGCATTTTACCCACATACCCGGCATCCAGCGTTCGCTCCAAACGCTATTTGACGTGGGCCTGGGCTATATCAAAATGGGACAGGCATCGACCACACTCTCAGGCGGCGAAGCCCAGCGCGTAAAATTGGCGCGCGAATTGGCGCGACCGAGCACCGGAAAAACCGTATATATCCTCGACGAACCCACAACGGGACTGCACTTTGCAGATATCCAGAAACTGCTCGACGTACTCAACCGACTCGTCAACGCGGGCAACACCGCAATTGTAATCGAGCACAACCTGGACGTAATCAAAACCGCCGATTGGGTCATCGACCTGGGCCCAGAAGGCGGAGAAGACGGCGGCGATTTAATCGCTTGCGGCACACCCGAAGAGGTGGTATCTGTCACCGCCTCGCACACCGGACGATTTTTGAAAGATGTATTGGAGGCATGAAATGACATTTCGCATATTGATATGCACAGTCGCATTCCTCTCTGCGAGCAGTGCCATAGCCGACCCCACCAAAATCGACTTTTGGAACACACAACGCAAAGGCGCCAATCAACAAAATGCACAACACCGTCCCGAATGGTACGTTGCGGCAGGAGAATTGGGATTGGACTATGTGCGCATCTTACCCGACGCCTTGCCTGCCGAGGGCAGGGACTTCCTGATAGGCAATGCGGACAACTTTGAAACAATCAACGAAACCGATCTATCCCTACTGATCAAAGCGCTCGACGAAGCCGAACGCAACCGTATCAAAGTCGTCCTTACAATGGTCAGCCTACCCGGCGCCCGCTGGAAACAACTGAACAATGACCAGGACGATGCGCGACTCTGGAAAGATAAAAAATATCACCTACAAGCCTTTGAATTCTGGCGCCAACTCGCCGCACGCCTGAAAACACACCCCGCCATCGTAGCCTACAATCCCCTCAACGAACCACACCCGGACAAGGCATTCGGCTTTGACGCGCCGGACGAAAAATTCGCCCAGTGGTTCAAACGCATCCAGAACACGCCAGCCGACCTCAACCAATTCAACCGGGAAATGGTCAAAGCAATCCGCTCTGTAGATCCAGACACCCCCATCATCCTCGACGGCTGGTTCTATGCATCTCCCAGGGCATTCGAATACAATCGCCCCGTTGACGATGACAAGGTCTTATACGCCTTCCACAACCCCGGACCCTGGCAAATGGTAACCTATCGCGTCAATCAAGGCAGATACGCCTATCCAGACCGCGTGCCCAAATCGTGGAACGGACCAACAGAATCCTGGACCATTGACCGCCTTGCACGCGAAATGCACGCGGTTCAACAATTCTCCGAACAATACAACATACCGGCACACCGAATCATCGCCTCGGAATTTTGGTACGACCGGCGCCTTGAAGGCGCGGCAGCATATATGGCCGACCTCATCGAAATCTATAACCAGCGCGACTGGCACTGGGCTTTTTACGCATATCGAGGTACTGGCACATGGACGGGACTCGATTATGAAATCGCGCCAGGACAAAAAATGGGATGGCGTTACTGGCAGGCTATTGAACAGGGCAAAGACCCCGAACCTCTCAAACCGAGAGGACCGAATCCCTTGTGGGAAATACTGCAGCGGCAGTTTGAAAGAAAATGATAGCGATTTAATTGCTTGCGGAACGCCTGAAGATATGGTATCTGTTACAGGCTCACATACGGTATTTTAATTTGTATTCTCAGGAGGCATTAATGTCATTGTTTTCACTTGAAGGTCGCGTCGCCATAGTAACTGGAGCGGGGCGCGGGATTGGACGTGGTATTGCAGAGGGATTGGCTGCACAGGGCGCGAAAATTGTATGTGCTGCGCGCACGCGATCTCAATTAGACGAAGTCGTAGCCGCAATTCGACAAGCGGGAGGCGACGCAATCGCTTATGAAATGGACATGAAAGACCTGAACTCCGTGCGCGGCGGCGTCGATACAGCACTCGAAACGTATGGACAAATCGATATTCTCGTCAACAACGCGGGAATGAACATACGCGAGCCATTTGAAGACGTAACAGAAGAACACTACGACGAAATCATGGCCGTCAACTTGAAAGGCCTCTACTTCTTAACACAGACCGTAGTCAAACACATGATCTCGCGCAAACGGGGCAAAATCATCCACATCGGCTCATTGACAACCGACTGGTCCTTATCGCAAATTTCTGTCTATACCGCCACCAAAGGCGCAGTCGGGCAACTCGCCAAAGCCCAGACATTAGAACTCGGCAAGCACAACATCCAGGTAAACACAATATGCCCGGGCTTTGTGGTCACGCCATTGACCGAGCGACTCTGGGAAGATGATACAATGCGCGAATGGGCCGAATCCCGTCTGCCCATAAAACGCCTGGCAACACCCGAAGACCTCGTCGGCACCGCCGTATTCCTCGCCGCGCCCGCATCGGATTACGTCACCGGACAATCCATCTACGTAGATGGTGGCTTCATGGCCGGCGAAGCCTGGCCCTTGCCGCAGTAAAGGGGGAACAATGGCACAATATGGCGTACAACAAGAGGACTTTCACGGACACGCGCTCTACGTATTGCGCGATCTCGAAGCCAATTGTGAAGCCCGGGTCCTACCATCGGTGGGCAACAATTGCATCTCGTACAAAATCCCAAAAAATGATGGACTATTAGAACTCATTTACTCCCCACCTGACCCTGACACCCTGAAAGGCCGCGCCAGCGGATACGGCACCCCCATATTATACCCCTGGCCCAACCGCATAGACAGCGGCAAATTCACATTTGACGGCGCAGAATACCAGCTCGAAACCCCTGCCCCGGGCGAACACGCCTCTCACGGCTACGTCCACGAACGCCCCTGGCGCATAGTCGAAACCGGCACCACAGAAAGCGCCTGGATAACAAGCGTCTTCACATCAACGGACTTCCCCGAAATCGGCGCACACTATCCCTTCCCCTTTGAAGCGCAGGTAACATATCGTCTAAAAGACGGCGTGCTATCTCTCGAATTTGAAGGCACCAACGTGGGCAATAGCGACATGCCCGTCGGCCTGGGCATCCACCCCTATTTCCCCCTACCCCTCACAGAAAACGGCAACCGGGACCTGTGTACCGTACGCATGCCCGCATCGACCTACTGGCCCTTGCGCGACGACCCGATACCCACAGGAGAAATACTACCCGTTGACGGCACGGTATTTGACGTACGCGAAAACACGCCCTTAAAAGATCGGTATTACGACAACGTCTGGTCCGGCGTATCTATAGCCGATGGATGGAGCAGATGTGAGTATATCGACCCAACCGAAGGCATAACCATCGCAATGGAAGCCAATGATGCATTCCGAGAACTCGTACTCTACGCCCCCGACACCCGTCCCATTATCTGCTTTGAACCCTATACCTGTGTCACCAACGCCTTCAATCTGCAAAACCAGGGCATTGACGCGGGCCTGATACGCCTCCAACCCGGCGAAAAACTGACTGGAATAATGAAAATTGTGGGAGAAGCATGACCGACCGATTACAACAACAAATCGCATTTCTCCTCGAAATCGATAAACTCAAGCAAATCATTCGGCAAACCTATTTGCTCGACGAGACCCGCAAAGAAAACGACGCCGAACACTCGTGGCATTTTGCCATGTTTGCACTCATCCTCGCGGAATACGCGCCCGAGCCAGTAGATATCCTGAAAGTAATCAAAATGGCACTGGTACACGACCTCGTGGAAATCGACGCGGGCGACACCTTTCTCTACGACGAAGCGGGCAACGCCAACAAAGCCGAGCGCGAGGCAAAAGCCGCCGACCGCATCTTTGCGCTCTTGCCTGCAGAACAGGGCCGCGAAATACGCGCATTGTGGGAAGAATTTGAAGCAAAAGAAACGCCCGAAGCAAAATTCGCGGGCGCGCTGGACCGCTTCCAACCCTTTCTGCATAATTGCAATACTCAGGGACGCGCCTGGAAAGAACACGGGATCACTGCCGACCGCGTCTTACAAAGCAACAGCCACATCTCAATCGGCGCGCCCATTCTATGGAACCGCGTACAAGAATTGGTTGATGAAATGGTTGATGAAGGATATATTGATCCTGGGAAATAGAGAGCGAATGCCTGGAGGGAAGTACAAATTACGTGAGAATCATCAGTAAAAAAGCTCTGAGAGACTACTGGACCCGCGTCCCTGAGGCTAAATCAGAACTCGAAGCCTGGCATACAGAGGTAAAAGCGGCTAATTGGGCGTCGCCTGTTGATGTCAAAGCTAAATACGGAAGTGCCAGTATTCTAAAGGGCGGTAGAGTTGTGTTCAATATATGTGGCAACAGGTATCGTTTGGTGGTAAAGATTAATTACACATATCGAACGATCTACATTCGTTTTCTGGGAACACATCGAGAATACGACAAGATCAATGCGGAGACAGTGTGATGCACAAGCCAATAAAAACAGAAGCAGATTACAAAGCTGCCCTCGCACGTGCAGACGAGATTTTTGATGCAAAACCGGGAACATCAGAGGGTGAAGAGTTGGATTCACTCGTTACTTTGATTGAGCATTACGAAGATACAGCCTACCCAATTGACCTGCCCGACCCAATTACGGCCATCAAGTTTCGGATGGCCCAACAGGGGCTAAAGCCAAAGGACCTCGTCCCCTACATTGGAAATGAAAGTAAGGTCTCCGACGTACTATCGGGCAAGTGTCCTTTGAGTGTAGCTATGATCCACAAACTCATCAATGGCCTTGGCATTCCCGCCGAAGCGCTCTTGCAACAGCCAGACTCAAGCGCATCTCGCAAGCCATCAGAGAAAGTTTACCAAAAATGAACTGGGATAAATGCACAGCTGTCGAACGACATCCGGCCAAAATGAGTGGAGCCTGGGTATTTCGTGGAACGCGTGTCCCTGTATATGCCCTGTTCGAAAATCTTCGAGAAGGCGCTTCCGTTGAGCAATTTCTCGATTGGTTCCACGGCGTCGAAGAGTGGCAGGTGAAAGCTGTTCTGGATCACGAAGCAAAGGCCCTGAGGGATCTCTGTTTGACAACACCAATTTGATTATCGAGCCAAAATTTTACGGCCAACGGGAGGACCACACATGAGCGAAACACTCAAGGAACTATTGAACGACAGTTTTGACCGGCATGCAGACCGCACGGCGGTTCGCGTATTGCGTCAGCCAGAGGAACCCGGCGAAAGGCGATTGCAATACGTGCCGTTGACATATCGGCAATTGAAGGCACAGCGAGACCGATTGGCATCGGGC includes:
- a CDS encoding type II toxin-antitoxin system HigB family toxin, whose translation is MRIISKKALRDYWTRVPEAKSELEAWHTEVKAANWASPVDVKAKYGSASILKGGRVVFNICGNRYRLVVKINYTYRTIYIRFLGTHREYDKINAETV
- a CDS encoding HD domain-containing protein; translated protein: MTDRLQQQIAFLLEIDKLKQIIRQTYLLDETRKENDAEHSWHFAMFALILAEYAPEPVDILKVIKMALVHDLVEIDAGDTFLYDEAGNANKAEREAKAADRIFALLPAEQGREIRALWEEFEAKETPEAKFAGALDRFQPFLHNCNTQGRAWKEHGITADRVLQSNSHISIGAPILWNRVQELVDEMVDEGYIDPGK
- a CDS encoding aldose 1-epimerase; amino-acid sequence: MVASWPAKPGPCRSKGGTMAQYGVQQEDFHGHALYVLRDLEANCEARVLPSVGNNCISYKIPKNDGLLELIYSPPDPDTLKGRASGYGTPILYPWPNRIDSGKFTFDGAEYQLETPAPGEHASHGYVHERPWRIVETGTTESAWITSVFTSTDFPEIGAHYPFPFEAQVTYRLKDGVLSLEFEGTNVGNSDMPVGLGIHPYFPLPLTENGNRDLCTVRMPASTYWPLRDDPIPTGEILPVDGTVFDVRENTPLKDRYYDNVWSGVSIADGWSRCEYIDPTEGITIAMEANDAFRELVLYAPDTRPIICFEPYTCVTNAFNLQNQGIDAGLIRLQPGEKLTGIMKIVGEA
- a CDS encoding DNA-binding protein, yielding MHKPIKTEADYKAALARADEIFDAKPGTSEGEELDSLVTLIEHYEDTAYPIDLPDPITAIKFRMAQQGLKPKDLVPYIGNESKVSDVLSGKCPLSVAMIHKLINGLGIPAEALLQQPDSSASRKPSEKVYQK
- a CDS encoding DUF433 domain-containing protein, giving the protein MNWDKCTAVERHPAKMSGAWVFRGTRVPVYALFENLREGASVEQFLDWFHGVEEWQVKAVLDHEAKALRDLCLTTPI